AATTCGCAAACGTCCAAATGCAGGTCGCAAAGCTTCTGGTAAACGAGCAAATCTTCGATTCGCAAGTACTCGGGCATCGATCGTCCTCCGGCAAAACAACTCGCCGCCGTCCACGATCCTTCCCCAATGCTTCCCTTCGCTCCTAGCCTTTCCTCTTCTTGCCTTTCGTACTTCCTGAACCCCGAACCCTAACACCTGAACCCTATAAAGGTCCGCTAATGCCGCCGTCTTTACGCACCCGCCAGAAGTGGATCGCCAGTAGCAATGCCACGCCGAGCGGGATCGCGATGCAGTGCAAAATGTAGAACCGGTTGAGCGTCTCTTCGCCGACTTCGCGGGCGCCGAGGAGCGCGAAGCGGGCGTCGGAGGCGTTGGTAATCATGTCGACCCCTCCCACCGAGAGGAGTTGCTGCAACGGACCTTCATGGCCGAGGACCGGCGTCGCGCGGGCCATGTTCGAACCGACGGTGATCGCCCACACGGCCAACTGATCCCACGGCAGCAAGTAGCCGGTGAACGACAGGAGCAGCGTGAGCAGCAGCAGAATGACGCCGATCACCCAATTGAATTCCCGCGGCGGCTTGTAGCTGCCGGTGAGGAAGACGCGATACATGTGAAGCCAAACGGTGATCACCATCGCGTGGGCGCCCCAGCGATGGATTTCCCGTAAAAGACCGAGTGAAGTGACGTCCCGCAGCGCCTGGATGTCGGTATACGCCCACTCGACCGTGGGGCGATAGTAGAACATCAAGAGGACGCCGGTCACCGTTTCCACGAGGAACAGGAAGAAAGTGACGCCACCCATGCACCAGGTGTAGCTAAGCGCGATCCCCTGCTTCTTGATCGACACCGGGTGAAGGTGCAAGAAGAAGTTGGTCAGCATCACCACAATGCGATTGCGGCGATCGACCGGCATCGGGTGCCGGAAGATGCTTTTCCAAATTTGCGATTCGCGGATTGTGTCGCCGAGACCGGGCATGCTATTGCGCTCGTCGCGAAGTGTTACTTAATTCGAACTCAAATGTTTTGGGGGAGAGCGGTCAGCAATCAGCTGTCAGCGTTCAGCCAGAAGAACAACGGGGAAATCTATCCTCCCTTTTCTGACTGATCGCTGAATGCTGACCGCTTCTTCGCTCCACTACACCGGAATAAACGACCCCGGATCGGTCCAGGCGCCCATTTCTTCCTGGAAGGTACGGCTCTTGTCGACTTCGATCTGTCCGTCGTCGGCCAAGCGAATCGCGTAGCGTTCGAGCGGTCGCGGCGCCGGGCCTTCGAAGTTGATTCCATCCTTATAAAAACCGCTGCCGTGGCAGGGGCATTTAAACTTCTGCTCCGCTTCGAGCCAGTTGGGCGTGCAGCCCAGATGAGTGCAGACCGACTTGAGGGCGACGATCTGTTGCTGGCCGTTGTATTCGGCGTTGACGACCCAGATGCCAAACTGGGCCTTGAACTTCTCCTGCACCTGCCCGCTCGGGAAGGCGTCGGGGAAGCCGACTTTAAACTTGCTCGGCGGTTCCCGCAGGACGTTCGGGAACATGAACTTCACCGTCAGCAGCGTCCAGAGGCCGCCGATAATGCCGACCATCCAGAAACCGACGGCGAGCATGATGCCGACGAAATCGCGGCGATCGGCTTCGTCGTCGATCGCCTTGGCAGCGACGGCGACCTTCGGCTTCGCGTAGTCGGGCTTCACCGGCATCGGCGGCACGACAATCGTCGGCTTGGGCGGCGCGGGGGCAGGCGCCTTCGCGGCGGCCTCGGCCTTGCTGATCGGGCCGGCCTTCTCGCCCTTGCGGGCGGCGCCGAGGATACTGGCCGTGTCGCGAGGTTCCGCCGGAGCGGCCGGCTCAGCCGGCTTGGCAGCGGCTGCCACAGGTTTGGGTTTGGGAGCAGCGGCCGCGGGTTCAGCGGGCGCCGGGGCAGCGCCCCCTTTGTTAGCGCGAGCCGCGGCGAGCATGTCGGCCACGCTCGGACGCGCGCCGCCGGGGCCGACGGCTGGTTTGATCGGCGCCGCGGGCGACGCGGGGGCCGCCGCTGATTCTGTAGGCGAAGTGGCTGCGGCTGGCGGAGCCTCCGCAGACGGCGGGGCATCGGCCGGCTTTGCCGCGCCGCCATCGACAGCTCGAGCGGCCGCGAGCATCTCGGCGACCGTCAATTTCTTCTTGTCAGCCATGGGTGGCGCTTTCGATGAGGCGCTGCCTAGACCACCGCTGTCGCGCTACGGCAGATCGTCCGCCGCCGCCGACCTTCAAAAAGCCGCTCCCATCGATCTTCGCCCGCTGCGATGGGAAAGCGGAAAAGGCACCGCCGAAACTGGTTCCACCACATTGTGATCATTTTCACAATGTAACCGGGACCTAAGGTAACCCCTGCGCTCGACTTATGTCAACTCCCTTGAGGCGGTGCGCATCCAAATCGAAGAGCGCTGCATCATGCGAGTCGGTCCGGATTCTACCAACGCCGCCGCGCGATGCCATGGGCGCGCAACAACTTTATCGAGAACTTTCTGCGCGGAACGACTCAAAACAGCGCTGCCGCGACCGATTGCGCCAACGGCGCCCATCAAACTGCGAGCAACCGCCTCATACAGCGCCTATCTCGACTCCCTCGCCCCGCCTAGAATCGTCTGTTCGAAATTTGCTGAACGCAGATAACTAAAGACAAACCGCGAGGAGCACCAAGCAGGCGCGAGGGAATTTCTCCACGGCCGATAAACCCTGAGCAGCGTTAATTAATTGAAAGGTACGAATTCCTTTCTTTGGTTAGCGTCGCACCAGCGTCCATCGGCAGTGCATGCTTCCTGCCTTCCCTTGGCGTCCTTGGCGTCCTTGGCGGTTTAAAATGAATTGAGTGACTCGCCTGAACCGCAGGCGGCGCAGGAGTTGGTTCGATGAAAGTGTTGGTCGTTGGCGGCGGCGGGCGTGAACATGCCCTCGCCTGGAAAATCAAGCAAAGCCCGCGCGTGAAGCGCGTCTTCGTGGCTCCCGGCAACGCCGGCACCGCCATGGACGCCGAGAACGTCGCCATCAGCGATACCGACGTCCCGGCGCTGGTGAAGTTCGCCAAGGACAACCAAATCGATCTCGCGGTGATCGGCCCTGAATCGTCGCTCGCCGTCGGCATCGTCGATGCGCTCGGCGACGCAGGCATCAAAGCGTTCGGCCCCAGCAAGCAAGCGGCGGAGCTCGAAGCGAGCAAGGTCTTCTGCAAGAACCTGCTCCGCCACGCCGACGTCCCCACGGCCGACTTCCGCACCTTCCGCGACGCCGCCAGCGCCACTGCCTACCTCGTCGAGCGCGAAGACCAGCCGATGGTCATCAAGGCCGACGGGCTCGCCGCCGGCAAAGGCGTCATCGTCTGCGATACTAAGGCCGAGGCGCTCGAAGCGGTGCAGCGAATCGCCGGCGATCGCGAGTTCGGCGCCGCAGGCAGCCAACTCGTCGTGGAGGAACGGCTCGTCGGTCAAGAGGCGAGCGTTCTGGCCGTCACCGACGGCCGCAACATCATCACGCTTCCCGCCGCGCAAGATCACAAGGCGGCGTACGACGGCGACCAAGGGCCCAACACCGGCGGCATGGGCGCCTACTCCCCTGCCCCGCTCGTCACTCCGGCGATGCTGCAGCAGATCGAGGAACGGATCCTCGTTCCGACGATTCACCAGATGAAGCGCTCGCGGCGGCCATTCCGCGGCATTTTGTACGCGGGAATCATGGTCACGAAGCATGGCCTCAAGGTGCTCGAATACAACGTCCGCTTCGGCGATCCCGAGTGCCAGCCGATTCTGATGCGGCTGAAGAGCGACTTGGTCGACGTGCTCGAAGCGACCGTCGACGGCAAACTCGACGAGATCGCACCACTGGTGTGGGACGATCGCCCTTCGGTTTGCGTCGTCATGGCGAGCGAAGGCTACCCTGGCAAGTACCAGACAGGCCGGCCAATCCGCGGGCTCCAAGACGCCGCGAAGGTTCCCGACGTAAAGGTCTTCCACGCCGGCACGGCGATGAAGGGCGATCAGATCGTCACCACTGGCGGCCGCGTACTCGGCGTCACCGGCTTGGGCGACACGATCGCCCAAGCGAAGTTGGCGGCCTACACCGCGGTGAAGTGCATCCGTTGGGAAGGGGCCTGGGGGCGGAAGGATATTTCCGACAAAGCCAACGCTTAGAAGCCACCGGCTCCGCCGGTGGACGAACAACCGTACATCGTAGCCGCCCATGAGATCGTAGCCGCCTGCAAGATACGTCCACCGGCAGAGCCGGTGGCTTTTAAATGCTGCCGCCATAAGATTCCCTTGCCTTGCCGAGCGAACCTTTCCTAAGCTAGATCCGTACAGCCAATACAGGAGCAGTCTCCACCCGCCGTTTTGTTGCGTCTCGTCCCATGCGTCGTTCCGCCCTCCACCGCCTGATGCTTCGCTGCGTTGCCCTGCTGGCCATTGTGGTCATGGGCGGCGTCCAGCCGATGCTTTCGGCCTGCACCTGCGGATTCAGCGTTCCGCAGTCGTTTGCCGAGGAAGCGGTTGAGCTCGAAACCAGTTGCTGCAGCAGTTGCTGTTCGACTGAGTCGAAGGACGATGCTGCCGCCGCTACGTGCTGTAGCCTCGGTGAAACAGGCGCCAACTGTGACGATTGCGATTGCTGCGTCTCCGCCGACAATTCGCCGCTGCCAGCGTCGTCGACGACGACGGTTCAAGCCGACGACAGCCAGCAACCGCTCGCAGATCTAGCCTCCAGCGCGATTGTCGCCCATGCCGGCCTGAACGGCTCGGCTTGGCACAATGCATTTGATCTCGCTTCGTCGGGCGGCGTGCCCGGCGTCAGGCTCCACGCCTTACTCTCCGTGTGGCGGAATTAACGGCACCACGGCCCCTCAACGCTTCGCGTCGTGAGCGGTCGCGCCATTTTTGATTCCGTTCGTTTGTACGTTTCAAGTTTTCGTATCAAACGCGAGGCTGCGCGCCTCGCATCACATTGGAGATATTTATCATGTCGAAGTTCATGTTCGCCGCCGTCGCCGCCCTTGCCACCAGTGCTCTCGGCCTGACCGCCGGAGTCAACGCCGCCGAGGAAGCGAAGACCGCGGCGTGCTGCTGCGGCGATAACTGCAAGTGCGAAGAATGCGGTTGCGCCGACGGCAAGTGCACCGATTGCCAATGCGACGCTTGCGGTTGCGAAGATTGCAACTGCGGCGACAGCTGCGGCAAGTAAGCGACCCGCCTGCGGGCAAGTCGCTTGTTGTTGAGTTTGTAACGACGCCCCTCGACGGCCCAATCCGTCGAGGGGCGTTTTCGTTGCCGGCGACTGGTATACTGCGGCGATTCAGTCCCCGCCCCCACCGAGACCTGCCCGCGTGAATTCCTGGACCTACATCCGCGCGAGCTTACGGCAATACCGCCGCGTCCACCTCGCCGTCGCTGCCGGCGTCGCGGTGACGACGGCCGTCATCACCGGCGCGCTTTTGGTCGGCGATTCGATGCGCGGCAGCCTCCGCGACCTGGCCCTCGGCAGCCTGGGGCGGATTGACTCGGTCCTCATCGCCGAGCACCCGTTCCGCGAAGAAGGCCTGCTGGCCGATAACGCCGATGTTAAAGCCGCTCCGCTGTTGCTGACGCAAGGCTCGGCGCTCTTCCGCGACAAAAAGGGCCAGTCGCACCGTGCCGCTCAGCTGCAAATCCTCGGCGTGACGCCCGAGTTCTGGCAGCTCGCCGAGCCGCCGATGCAGCCGCCCGTCGAGCGCGGCAACCAGATTGCGCTTACCGCCACCGTCGCGCAGGAACTCGGCGTCGCCGTCGGCGATGCGGTGCTGCTGCGGATTCCAATCATGAAGAGCATTCCCGCCGACAGCACGCTCGGCGAGAAAGAAGAAACGGCCGCCACCCGCCGGCTCACCGTGTCGGCGATTCTCGACGCCGACGATCAGGCGTCGCTTGCGCGGTTCTCAATGCGCCCGAACCAAACGGCGCCGCGCAACGCCTTCGTGCCGCTGGCGACGATACAGAGCTTGCTTGATCTGCCCGATCAAGCGAACGGCCTAGCCATCACCGGCGACCTCCCGTTCGAGAACCTCCACCCAACGCTCGCCGACTTCGGAGTCACCGTAAAAGAGGTCGCCATCGCCGGCGAGCCCCGTTACCTACAAATCGCCGCCGACCGATTAGTGCTGCCGCCAGAATTGGTCGCGATCGCCAAACAACTTGACGGCGAGCGCGGCCTGCAGCCGGTCGTCACCTACCTCGCCAATCGCATGTCGGCCGGCGACCGCCGCGTCCCTTACTCGACGATTGCCGGCGTCGATTCCACCGCCGCACTCGGCCCCGTCATGGACGAACAAGGCCAACCAATCGAACTCGCCGATAACGAAGTCGCGATCAACGATTGGACTGCGAACCAACTCGACGTCGCCGTCGGCGACGAGGTGACGTTCACTTGGTACGATCCCGAAACGACGCATGGCGAACTGCGCGAGCACGCTCCGCTGACACTGAAAGTGCGGGCGATCTTGCCGCTGGCCAACGCCGACGGCAAACCAACGGCTGCTGCCGATCCCGACTTTGCTCCGGAACTCCCTGGCGTCACCGATCAGGCGTCGATTAACGACTGGGAGCTGCCGTTCGATCTCGTCGAAACGGTTCGCGACGAGGACGAAAAATACTGGGATGACTACCGCACGACGCCGAAGGCGTTTGTTTCGCACGCATTGGCGGCCAAACTTTGGAGCACACGCTGGGGGACCGATAGCGTGCTGCGTTTGCGACTGGGCGATGGTGCGACGGTTGAGTCGGTCACGTCGGCGCTCGAGCAGAGCCTCAACCCCAGAAAGCTCGGCATGTCACTCGTTGCCGTGCGGCAAAACGCCCTCGCCGCCTCCAGCGGCACGACGCCTTTTGACGGGCTATTCCTCGGCTTCAGCTTCTTCCTGATGGCGTCGGCGGTGATGCTGACCGCCCTTCTCTTCCGCCTCGGCGTCGAGCAACGGGCCCGCGAAGTCGGCCTGCTCGAAGCCCTCGGCACGTCCCTCAAAAAGCTTCGGCGACTGCTGCTCGCCGAGGCGGCGATTGTCGCAGCCGTCGGCGCCCTCGTCGGCGTTGCGCTCGGCGTCGGTTACGCACGGCTGATGGTCCATGGGCTCAACACCTGGTGGGTCGCCGCGACGGCCGAACCATTCTTGCGGTTGCACGTCACGCCGCGCAGCCTCGTCATCGGGTTCGCCGTCGGCGTGCTGGTCGCGCTGGCGACGATCGCCTGGTCGCTGCGGCGATTCGCCAAACTCCCCGCCCGGCAACTCTTGGCCGGCGATGCTGAACCGGCGCTACCGACAAAGGGCGCCAGCCGTTGGGCCGGAACCTGGCTCCCCATCGGCGTCATCGCCGCCGCGCTGGGACTCGCCGCCGCAGCCTCGAAGCTGGAGGGGGAAGCCCAAGGAGGCGCCTTTTTTGGTAGCGGAACGCTCGTGCTGATCGGCATCCTCGCCGGCATCCGCGGCAGGCTGCGGCGGCCGGTGGTCGGTCGGCCAACGTCGCTAAACCTCGGCGGCTTGGCCGCTCGCAACGCCCGGCGGAATCCGAGTCGCACGATGCTCGCCCTCGGGCTCGCCGCCACGGCCAGCTTTCTCATCGTCGCGATGAGCGCATTTCGCTTGGCGCCAACCGAACGGGGCGTCGGCGGTTTTGATCTGCTGGCGACCGCCGATTTGCCGGTGCTGTTCGATCTTGGGAGCGAGTCTGGACGGCGCGAGCTTGGCTTCTCTGCCGACGACGAAGCGAAGCTAAAAGATGCGACGATCATCAGCTTCCGCGTCCGCGACGGGCAGGATGCGAGTTGCCTGAATCTCTACAAACCGACGCAGCCGCGGATCCTGGGCGTTCCCCCAGAGTTAGCTACGACTAGCGATTTCGATTGGGCGGCAGCTCTCAGTCCCCCTCCCTTGCAGGGAGGGGCTAGGGGAGGGATTCCCAACGCATCCACCCCAAACGAGGCCACCCGCTCCAACGAAACACCCCTCACCCAACCTCTCCCCTCGGGGGAGAGGTTGGGTGCGTGGTCTCTTCTCTCCGACACCCTCGGCAACGACGCCGATGGCCAGCCCATTGTCCCAATGGTCCTCGATCGCAACACCGCGTTTTACAGCTTGCAACTCTACGGCCTCGGCGAACGACTGGAAATCCGCGACGACGCCAATCAGCCCGCCGCACTCGAAATTGTCGGCCTGCTCGCTAATAGCGTCCTGCAAGGCGACGTCCTCATCGGCGAAGAAAACTTCGTGAAACTCTTCCCCGAAACCTCCGGCCGGCGGTTTTTCCTCATCCGCCGCGGCGCGAACTCGCCGCCGACCGCAGAACTCGCCGCACTCCTCGAAACGCAGCTCGAAGACTACGGCTTCGACGCCGTCGACGCCCGGCAACGGCTCGCCGAATTGCTCGCCGTGCAAAACACCTATTTATCGACATTCCAAAGCCTCGGCGCCCTCGGCTTGCTACTCGGCGTGGTCGGCCTGTCGGTGGTGCAACTCCGCAGCATTGTTGAACGTCGCGGCGAACTCGCCCTACTGCAGGCGACCGGTTTCCGCCGCCGCCGATTGGCAACGATGGTCCTCACGGAAAATCTGGTGCTGCTAGTCGGCGGCTTGACGATCGGCAGCTTCGCCGCCCTCACCGCGGTGCTGCCCCACGCCCTCGCGGGGCAAGCGGGCACGCCCTGGCTGACGCTGGCGACGCTGCTCGCGATTATCACCGGCGTCGGGACGCTCGCCGGCTGGCTCGCCTCGCGGGCCATGCTGCGGGCGCCGTTGCTGCCGGCGTTGCGCGGGGATTGAAACGAACTCAAAGAAGTCTGTGGGAGGGGTCTCCGACCCCGAAGCAACGTGGCGTGCCGCGCGGGCTGGCGGTGGTGAACGAAATCGGCGTCGGAGACGCCTCCCACAACTGTTTGCCCCATCAAACGCTGTGATTCGACGTCAGGCCATACCGCCTGCCCTAGCGGCGTGACGACCCCGAGTTTACAGTTTTCATTGTTGCGCCCGCCGCATCGCCCCTCACTCGGAGCCCACCTCATGCGCAGCATGCTGCTAGTCGTCGCGTCGTTCCTCCTCACAATTCTGTGCTGGGGCATGTACGGACCGGTGCTGCATATCGGCGTGCACGACATGTCGACCGGCGCCGGTTTGGCGCGGATGCGGCCGTTCGTCTGCGTGGGACTCGCCTACTTCCTCATAGGCGTGCTCGTACCGATGGCGATCCTCGCGATGAAGGGCGAGAAAGGCGCCTGGACCGTGAGCGGCATTGTGATGAGTCTCGTCGCCGGGGCCCTCGGCGCCGGCGGAGCACTGGGGATCATCCTCGCCCTCACCTTTGGCGGCGATCCGGTCTTCGTGATGCCGCTCGTCTTCGGCGGGGCGCCGGTGGTGAACTCGTTCATGACGATCTACCTTGCGGGCAAAATCCGCGAGATCGGCCCCTTCTTTCTGGCCGGACTCGTGATGGTGATCATGGGCGCCGTCGTGGTGATGACCACCGCTCCCACGAAGCCGAAGCCTGCCGCCGCCGTCGCGGATGCACCAGCCGCAGCGGCCGCCGAGACGGCCGCCCCTGCTGCGAAACCGTCGCTCGGCAGTCGCAGCACCAGCTACGCCCTGCTGTTGGCGTCGATCGCCACCGCGATCGTCTGTTGGGGCGCCTACGGCCCGACGCTCCACAAAGGGCAAGCGGCGATGATGCATAGCCGCTTGCGGCCGTTCATTTGCGTTGGCATGGCTTACTTCATCATCGCGGTGATCGTGCCGAACTTGTTTCTCGTGGTTAGCCCCGAGGCCAGCCAATACACTTTTTCTGGCACGATGTGGAGTTTGCTGGCCGGCGCCGCGGGGGCGTTCGGCGCCCTCGGCATCATCATGGCATTCAACTTCGGCGGCAAACCAGTGTTCGTGATGCCGCTCATTTTCGGCGGGGCGCCGGTCGTCTCGACGCTGATCATGACGAAAGTGAACGGCCTGTGGGGCAACATCGGTCCGATGTTCCTCGCCGGCCTGATGCTGGTAATCGCCGGCGCCGCGATGGTGCTCGTCTTCGCCCCGAAGAGCCATCCGCCGGCGCCGCAACCAGTTCCGAAGCCCGAGCCCAAACCGGTTGAAGAAGAAAAGCCAGCCGCTGGCGAGACCGGCATCGCGTGAACCGCGGAGCTTTCAGCCGCTACCGGGTTCTGCGAGCCAACATCAACAGCCCGCTCACCGCAACCAGCGCCAGCCCGCTAGGTTCGGGTACGTTCGTTGCGGCGGGCGGGCTTGAACCGTTGCCAAAGTTGGCTTTCCAAACAGTCAGTTCGCCGACATTCGGATCGCGTTGCCAGGCCAAAAAGTCGGCGCCGTCGACGTAGCGATCGCCGTTGAAGTCCCCCTCGACGGCGGGCAAAAACGTCATCGGCGAGCCGGCGTCGACCCACGCGGTGTACCACGACGCAGCGACGGCTTCAGAAGCTTTCTGCAGCAACTCAAGCGTAAACTCGCCTGTATCAGCCCACATGCCCGCATAATATTCCGTGGTCGGTCGTCCCTTATAGCGATCATCGGCCGCCAAAATATCCGCAACATACGGGTAATGCTCGTCGATGCCGTCGAAGACAAAGTCGAGCGGCGAGGTAAGGTACTCTGCATTCGCCGGCGAGTACGTCACTTGATCGAAGTGGCGTAAGATCATCTCGCCTTCGTAGCGAGCGTGGATGCCGAAATTGCCGGTGTATTGTCCGTCGTAATTCCGCGTCAGATGAAGCGGATTGTGCAAATCCTCAATGTAGTGCGCCTGCGCGGCTGCGGCATTCAGCAGTTCTTCCCAATCATCAATGTCGACGGCGGCGGCCATCGAGTCGGCGAGCGATTCGACTTGACCGGCGAAAGTCCAAGGCGCCGTTCCTTGCGATCGCACATACTGCTCGCCATGCAGGGCGACCAAATCGTCGTAATTGCGAGGGAAGGTTCCGGCTAAGAACGACGGATAGTTGTCGATGTCGATGTAGTGCGAACCGGGCGGCTCAAGGCCAGCCTGGCTGCTCAAGTAGTCGCTATGCTCTTCGAAGAACCCGCGCAGCGGTTGAGGCAGATGGGAGATGGCCCCAGCTGTGATATGAGAATGAACTTGCCCCCACCAAGCGGCCGCTGGTTGCGAGCTGACTACCAAAATCGCAATCGCTGCGATACCACGTCGACACTGCACCATGCTTAAATAGGACGATGCCCAAGCGTGTGCGCGGTTAGCGAGACGAGAGCTTCTTGGCATGCTGGACCTTCTGATCGACTGGGGCGGGCGTCGCAAACAGAAGATGATTGTATCAGGTGCCGCGGACCGGGCCGAACCATTCCAATTGCCGCCGCGGACAGAGCTGCCAGCCCCGCTCGTGGCAGAGTTCCGCCAGCCACAGCGAACGCGACGCCATCTCCTCCATCGTCCGCCCCTGCGGCATCAGCAGCACGCGATCGGCCGTGACGCCCGGCAGTTCGGCGATCATCGCATCGACTTCCGCGACGTCGTCGACGCGGTCGACGACGAACTTCAGCTGGTACTCGTACTCGGCCATCAGCCGCATGAGGACTTCGCGCTGGTAGCGCTGCCGTTCGTGCCGGCGGGCCCAATGGGCGTGGCGTTCGGGGTCGGGTCCGCTGGTCGAAAGCTTCGGCGAGATCGACATCAAATCGCAAGCGACGCCGAGGTAGAGCGTGCCGGCCGTCTCGATCGTGATGTGCCGCCCACGACGCCGCAGCTCGCGGCAGAGCGGAATCATCTCGGCGAACAACATCGGCTCGCCGCCGGTGATGACGACATGCTTAACGTCCCACTCCTCGACCTCGGCAATGATCTCGTCGACCGCGTAGTCCTGCCCCTCCGGCTGCCATGAGGCGTACGGTGTATCGCAAAACCAGCAGCGCAGATTGCAGCCGCTGGCGCGAATAAAGACGCTCGGCATCCCGGTGAGGAGCCCTTCGCCCTGAATCGATTTGTAGAGTTCAGCGATTCTCATTCAACGCAGAGGGGACTCACCACGACGGCACGAAGGACACGACGAAGGCAGCACGAAGGAATGTCGTTAGCAGCTAGGATGCCTGATACTTGATAGGGTCGCTCAGCCCTGCTTCGGCAAAACCTTTAATTCGCAGCTGGCAAGCATCGCAGCGGCCGCAGCTCACGCCCTTGGCATCCGGCGAGTAGCAGGTGTGCGTGAGGGCGTAATCAACTCCCAATTGTAATCCGCGGCGAATGATTTCCGCCTTAGTGAGCTGAATCAAGGGCGTGTGGATGTGAAACTTCAGTGTCCCTTCGACGCCCGCTTTGGTCGCCAGGTTCGCCACCTGCTCGAACGCGGCGACGAACTCGGGCCGGCAATCAGGGTAACCGCTGTAATCGACCGCGTTGACGCCGATGAAAATGTCGGCGGCGCCGATCACTTCGGCGTAACCGAGAGCGAGCGACAGCATCACCGTGTTGCGGGCCGGGACGTAGGTGATCGGAATGCCAGCGGACATTTCGTCGGCCGGGCGATCCTTCGGCACGTCGATGTCCGCAGTCAGCGCGCTTCCGCCGAAGCCGGCCAAATCGATCGCGACGATGCGATGCTCCGCAGCTCCCAGCGCAGCCGCGACGCGGGCCGCCGACTCGAGTTCAAAGCGATGCCGCTGGCCGTAATCGACGCTGAGGGCGTGAATGGCGAACCCTTCGGCGCGGGCGACGGCGGCGGTGGTGGCGGAATCGAGACCGCCTGAAAGCAGGACGACGGCAGATTTGGA
This sequence is a window from Lacipirellula parvula. Protein-coding genes within it:
- a CDS encoding ubiquinol-cytochrome c reductase iron-sulfur subunit; protein product: MADKKKLTVAEMLAAARAVDGGAAKPADAPPSAEAPPAAATSPTESAAAPASPAAPIKPAVGPGGARPSVADMLAAARANKGGAAPAPAEPAAAAPKPKPVAAAAKPAEPAAPAEPRDTASILGAARKGEKAGPISKAEAAAKAPAPAPPKPTIVVPPMPVKPDYAKPKVAVAAKAIDDEADRRDFVGIMLAVGFWMVGIIGGLWTLLTVKFMFPNVLREPPSKFKVGFPDAFPSGQVQEKFKAQFGIWVVNAEYNGQQQIVALKSVCTHLGCTPNWLEAEQKFKCPCHGSGFYKDGINFEGPAPRPLERYAIRLADDGQIEVDKSRTFQEEMGAWTDPGSFIPV
- the queC gene encoding 7-cyano-7-deazaguanine synthase QueC gives rise to the protein MSKSAVVLLSGGLDSATTAAVARAEGFAIHALSVDYGQRHRFELESAARVAAALGAAEHRIVAIDLAGFGGSALTADIDVPKDRPADEMSAGIPITYVPARNTVMLSLALGYAEVIGAADIFIGVNAVDYSGYPDCRPEFVAAFEQVANLATKAGVEGTLKFHIHTPLIQLTKAEIIRRGLQLGVDYALTHTCYSPDAKGVSCGRCDACQLRIKGFAEAGLSDPIKYQAS
- a CDS encoding 7-carboxy-7-deazaguanine synthase QueE, whose product is MRIAELYKSIQGEGLLTGMPSVFIRASGCNLRCWFCDTPYASWQPEGQDYAVDEIIAEVEEWDVKHVVITGGEPMLFAEMIPLCRELRRRGRHITIETAGTLYLGVACDLMSISPKLSTSGPDPERHAHWARRHERQRYQREVLMRLMAEYEYQLKFVVDRVDDVAEVDAMIAELPGVTADRVLLMPQGRTMEEMASRSLWLAELCHERGWQLCPRRQLEWFGPVRGT
- a CDS encoding FtsX-like permease family protein, encoding MNSWTYIRASLRQYRRVHLAVAAGVAVTTAVITGALLVGDSMRGSLRDLALGSLGRIDSVLIAEHPFREEGLLADNADVKAAPLLLTQGSALFRDKKGQSHRAAQLQILGVTPEFWQLAEPPMQPPVERGNQIALTATVAQELGVAVGDAVLLRIPIMKSIPADSTLGEKEETAATRRLTVSAILDADDQASLARFSMRPNQTAPRNAFVPLATIQSLLDLPDQANGLAITGDLPFENLHPTLADFGVTVKEVAIAGEPRYLQIAADRLVLPPELVAIAKQLDGERGLQPVVTYLANRMSAGDRRVPYSTIAGVDSTAALGPVMDEQGQPIELADNEVAINDWTANQLDVAVGDEVTFTWYDPETTHGELREHAPLTLKVRAILPLANADGKPTAAADPDFAPELPGVTDQASINDWELPFDLVETVRDEDEKYWDDYRTTPKAFVSHALAAKLWSTRWGTDSVLRLRLGDGATVESVTSALEQSLNPRKLGMSLVAVRQNALAASSGTTPFDGLFLGFSFFLMASAVMLTALLFRLGVEQRAREVGLLEALGTSLKKLRRLLLAEAAIVAAVGALVGVALGVGYARLMVHGLNTWWVAATAEPFLRLHVTPRSLVIGFAVGVLVALATIAWSLRRFAKLPARQLLAGDAEPALPTKGASRWAGTWLPIGVIAAALGLAAAASKLEGEAQGGAFFGSGTLVLIGILAGIRGRLRRPVVGRPTSLNLGGLAARNARRNPSRTMLALGLAATASFLIVAMSAFRLAPTERGVGGFDLLATADLPVLFDLGSESGRRELGFSADDEAKLKDATIISFRVRDGQDASCLNLYKPTQPRILGVPPELATTSDFDWAAALSPPPLQGGARGGIPNASTPNEATRSNETPLTQPLPSGERLGAWSLLSDTLGNDADGQPIVPMVLDRNTAFYSLQLYGLGERLEIRDDANQPAALEIVGLLANSVLQGDVLIGEENFVKLFPETSGRRFFLIRRGANSPPTAELAALLETQLEDYGFDAVDARQRLAELLAVQNTYLSTFQSLGALGLLLGVVGLSVVQLRSIVERRGELALLQATGFRRRRLATMVLTENLVLLVGGLTIGSFAALTAVLPHALAGQAGTPWLTLATLLAIITGVGTLAGWLASRAMLRAPLLPALRGD
- the purD gene encoding phosphoribosylamine--glycine ligase, which gives rise to MKVLVVGGGGREHALAWKIKQSPRVKRVFVAPGNAGTAMDAENVAISDTDVPALVKFAKDNQIDLAVIGPESSLAVGIVDALGDAGIKAFGPSKQAAELEASKVFCKNLLRHADVPTADFRTFRDAASATAYLVEREDQPMVIKADGLAAGKGVIVCDTKAEALEAVQRIAGDREFGAAGSQLVVEERLVGQEASVLAVTDGRNIITLPAAQDHKAAYDGDQGPNTGGMGAYSPAPLVTPAMLQQIEERILVPTIHQMKRSRRPFRGILYAGIMVTKHGLKVLEYNVRFGDPECQPILMRLKSDLVDVLEATVDGKLDEIAPLVWDDRPSVCVVMASEGYPGKYQTGRPIRGLQDAAKVPDVKVFHAGTAMKGDQIVTTGGRVLGVTGLGDTIAQAKLAAYTAVKCIRWEGAWGRKDISDKANA
- a CDS encoding cytochrome b N-terminal domain-containing protein, whose protein sequence is MPGLGDTIRESQIWKSIFRHPMPVDRRNRIVVMLTNFFLHLHPVSIKKQGIALSYTWCMGGVTFFLFLVETVTGVLLMFYYRPTVEWAYTDIQALRDVTSLGLLREIHRWGAHAMVITVWLHMYRVFLTGSYKPPREFNWVIGVILLLLTLLLSFTGYLLPWDQLAVWAITVGSNMARATPVLGHEGPLQQLLSVGGVDMITNASDARFALLGAREVGEETLNRFYILHCIAIPLGVALLLAIHFWRVRKDGGISGPL